The following are from one region of the Quercus robur chromosome 1, dhQueRobu3.1, whole genome shotgun sequence genome:
- the LOC126712420 gene encoding uncharacterized protein LOC126712420 produces the protein MENELRNMRKEVDELKSAMKDKSKMTLDEVICRAFPTTLKGAARVWFSKIPPRTIADFEQLNKGFVRHFIGGQRHKKPTGYLINIQQAKGKSLRQYVTQFNKELLQVDDTKDQVILTTFPVGLLPGDFFLSITKSPPKIVVELLCKAQKYMNAEDAMLAKEMKGKRKRDEGTNSNRDKNKETRSGGQTTGKKKELPDKKPKFTNFTPLIMPIERVLMQIKDDPSLQWLKPISTHVERRDKNKYYRFQQDHEHHTDECRHFKDQVEL, from the exons ATGGAGAATGAGCTCCGCAACATGAGGAAGGAGGTGGACGAACTAAAAAGTGCTATGAAGGACAAAAGCAAA ATGACCCTAGACGAAGTGATTTGTAGGGCATTCCCAACAACGCTGAAGGGAGCAGCTAGAGTATGGTTCAGCAAGATACCCCCAAGAACCATTGCAGACTTTGAACAACTCAACAAGGGTTTTGTTCGTCATTTCATTGGGGGGCAAAGGCACAAAAAGCCAACTGGCTATCTTATCAACATTCAGCAAGCCAAAGGAAAATCACTAAGACAGTATGTCACTCAGTTCAATAAAGAGCTGCTGCAGGTAGACGACACTAAAGATCAAGTCATCCTAACAACCTTCCCAGTAGGATTGCTACCAGGAGATTTCTTTTTATCAATCACTAAAAGTCCACCAAAAATAGTAGTAGAGTTGCTATGTAAAGCTCAAAAATACATGAATGCGGAGGACGCAATGCTCGCAAAGGAGATGAAagggaaaaggaagagagatgaaggaacaaatagcAATCGGGATAAGAATAAGGAGACACGAAGTGGCGGACAGACCACAGGGAAAAAGAAGGAGCTTCCAGATAAGAAACCCAAGTTTACCAACTTTACTCCTCTAATAATGCCAATTGAGCGGGTCCTTATGCAAATAAAAGACGATCCTTCCTTGCAATGGCTGAAGCCAATTAGCACTCATGTAGAAAGAAGGGACAAGAACAAGTACTATAGATTCCAACAGGACCACGAGCATCATACTGACGAATGTAGGCACTTTAAAGACCAGGTGGAACTTTAA
- the LOC126712428 gene encoding uncharacterized protein LOC126712428, translating to MKLEKDQAFLLASGKLTRDFFPRGIVTLTVIAGTYLAQVTKEIDFLIVDCPSTYNIILGRPTLNRLKVVMSTYHLKLKFPIAYGVGKIRGDQVLARECYQVALASRENYTWVINEPEPILEPSETPQKVKIVPGDLTKVLKIGTALPTLEKEKMISFLRANQDVFAWKYEDMPGIGRKIIQHHLNVNLECKLVQQKQRIFAPECNEAVTEEVEKQLEADFIREVFYPDWLANVVMVKKSNGKWRMCVDFIDLNKACPKDSFLLPRIDQLVDSIARHKLLSFMDAFSRYN from the coding sequence ATGAAGTTAGAAAAGGATCAGGCCTTTCTCCTCGCCTCTGGTAAGCTCACAAGGGATTTCTTCCCTAGAGGCATCGTCACTCTAACTGTGATTGCAGGAACTTACCTAGCGCAAGTCACCAAGGAAATTGATTTCCTCATAGTTGATTGCCCTTCAACATACAACATCATCCTGGGAAGACCTACACTTAACAGACTAAAAGTAGTGATGTCAACATATCACTTGAAGTTGAAGTTTCCAATAGCCTATGGAGTAGGAAAAATCAGAGGAGACCAAGTTCTGGCAAGAGAGTGCTATCAAGTTGCCCTGGCATCGAGAGAGAACTACACATGGGTGATCAATGAACCAGAACCCATTCTTGAACCATCAGAAACACCACAAAAAGTTAAGATCGTCCCAGGAGATTTGACAAAGGTATTGAAGATCGGAACAGCACTCCCAACcttagagaaagagaaaatgatctCCTTCCTAAGGGCAAACCAAGATGTTTTCGCTTGGAAATACGAGGATATGCCCGGGATTGGTAGGAAGATCATACAACATCATCTCAACGTCAACCTAGAGTGCAAACTTGTGCAACAAAAACAGAGAATATTTGCACCAGAATGCAACGAAGCTGTGACTGAAGAAGTAGAGAAGCAACTAGAGGCGGATTTCATCAGGGAGGTATTCTATCCAGATTGGCTAGCAAATGTGGTTATGGTAAAGAAGAGCaatggcaagtggagaatgtgcgtcgATTTTATAGACCTGAATAAGGCCTGCCCAAAAGACAGCTTCCTTTTGCCAAGGATTGACCAGCTGGTAGACTCTATTGCTAGACACAAGCTATTGAGTTTCATGGATGCATTCTCTAGATACAATTAG
- the LOC126712437 gene encoding uncharacterized protein LOC126712437: MPNSISTLKELSAQFTSHFIGGHRYKKSTACLVSIKQREDETLRSYIARFNKEALSIDEANDKILVAAFTNGLRKGKFLFSLYKNNPKTMLGVLYRATKYMNVEDVLLAREERPKKRERQEGSRQDRGRKMARMGERRDNRRSKPLTSRFTSFTPLTTPIDLVLMQIKDEGALTFPGKLKGDPNKRSRDKYFRFHRDHGHDTVDCYDLKQ; encoded by the coding sequence ATGCCTAACTCCATCAGTACTTTAAAGGAGCTAAGCGCCCAATTCACTTCGCACTTCATTGGGGGGCATAGGTATAAAAAGTCTACTGCGTGCTTAGTGAGTATCAAGCAGCGAGAGGACGAGACGCTGAGATCCTACATAGCTCGTTTTAACAAGGAAGCGCTCTCAATTGATGAGGCtaacgacaagatacttgtagcAGCCTTTACAAACGGGCTGCGGAAGGGTAAGTTTCTGTTCTCTTTATACAAGAACAACCCGAAAACCATGTTGGGCGTACTTTACAGAGCCACTAAGTACATGAATGTTGAAGATGTGCTGTTGGCTCGCGAGGAAAGGCctaaaaagagggagagacaggAAGGCTCGCGGCAGGACAGAGGACGGAAGATGGCAAGAATGGGAGAACGAAGGGATAACAGGCGCTCTAAGCCCTTAACGAGTAGGTTCACGAGCTTCACCCCACTGACTACCCCGATCGACCTGGTCCtgatgcaaatcaaggacgaggGGGCTCTAACCTTCCCCGGAAAgctgaagggagatcccaataagcGATCTAGAGACAAATATttccgcttccaccgtgaccatggtcatgACACAGTCGATTGCTACGACTTAAAACAGTAG